A window from Symphalangus syndactylus isolate Jambi chromosome 22, NHGRI_mSymSyn1-v2.1_pri, whole genome shotgun sequence encodes these proteins:
- the SLC66A1 gene encoding lysosomal amino acid transporter 1 homolog — MVWKKLGSHNFSSCPNGSIQWIWDVLGECAQDGWDEASVGLGLISILCFAASTFPQFIKAYKTGNMDQALSLWFLLGWIGGDSCNLIGSFLADQLPLQTYTAVYYVLADLVMLTLYFYYKFRKRPSLLSAPINSVLLFLMGMACTTPLLSAAGPVAAPREAFRGRALLSVEPGSKPFTQQEIIGFVIGSISSVLYLLSRLPQIRTNFLRKSTQGISYSLFALVMLGNTLYGLSVLLKNPEEGQSEGSYLLHHLPWLVGSLGVLLLDTIISIQFLVYRRSTATSELEPLLLPS, encoded by the exons ATGGTTTGGAAGAAACTGGGCTCCCACAACTTCTCCAGCTGCCCCAATGGCTCCATCCAGTGGATATGGGATGTGTTGGGTGAATGTGCCCAGGACGGCTGGGACGAGGCCAGCGTGGGCCTGGGCCTGATCTCCATTCTCTGCTTTGCTGCATCTACCTTCCC CCAGTTCATCAAAGCCTACAAGACGGGCAACATGGACCAGGCGCTGTCCCTGTGGTTCCTCCTGGGCTGGATTGGCGGAGACTCCTGCAACCTCATCGGCTCCTTCCTTGCTGACCAGCTGCCCCTGCAG ACCTACACGGCTGTGTATTACGTCTTGGCAGACCTGGTGATGCTGACGCTGTACTTTTACTACAAGTTCAGGAAACGCCCCTCTCTGT TGTCTGCCCCCATCAACTCCGTGTTGTTGTTCCTCATGGGGATGGCGTGCACGACACCGCTGCTGAGCGCTGCTGGGCCCGTGGCTGCCCCAAGGGAAGCCTTCCGGGGGCGGGCCCTCCTGTCCGTGGAGCCAGGCAGCAAG CCCTTCACCCAGCAGGAAATCATTGGTTTCGTCATCGGCTCCATCTCCAGCGTGTTGTACCTGCTCTCCCGGCTGCCTCAGATCCGTACCAAC TTCCTCCGGAAGTCCACCCAGGGGATCTCCTACTCACTGTTCGCGCTGGTGATGCTGGGGAACACGCTGTATGGGCTGAGCGTGCTGCTCAAAAATCCCGAGGAGGGCCAGAGCGAGGGCAGCTACCTGCTGCACCACCTGCCCTGGCTTGTGGGCAGCCTGGGCGTGCTGCTGCTGGACACCATT ATCTCCATCCAGTTCCTGGTGTACAGGCGCAGCACCGCCACCTCGGAGCTtgagcccctcctcctccccagctga